In Tepidimonas taiwanensis, the following are encoded in one genomic region:
- a CDS encoding methyl-accepting chemotaxis protein — MARPGAVAAVCLTIDQPFTSNQPYPIRSDVMTNAAARASAVNSGAATMDLFERAQRALDRWMLGLNLDWIPGFGRLSHRRRRVVLTVAVLVFIVIGVAALVAYQVYSTRVAKYTDIAIRLQLLSQRSAKNAQRAALGDAKAFEQMLEARKGFTDGLNTLIGGGGGLPPSPAAFQDDLRALQQRWEASNKTIQGLVEQRAVLETLGRAYEANAARLKDLARLADELMAFAPAGSATADVVDGLVLQLSQLAIGAEAALAGDTLSTDVAVQLSQKLEEFRAALNVIKSGDAARGIAPLTEAAAQEKIKSMESLLQALEQEVGGQISSMTAVLAAKQSAQKLYDESEALLDALQQLYSRYAAMGTGGALPLSVSAFILAVLGTFMITIMNVQAARYKAQKAAEENARNQEAILRLLNEMADLAEGNLTVRATVSEDITGAIADSVNYAIEELRTLVQRINDAAQQLAESTAAAREDAQALLDASQRQAQQIGDTSEAVVSMSQSIGEVSRNAAESAEVAQTALQASQRGRDAVRQTIDGMNAIRDQIQETSKRIKRLGESSQEIGEIVDLIGGITEQTNVLALNAAIQAAAAGESGKGFAVVAEEVQRLAERSAQATRRIGAIVAAIQADTQEAIRAMERSTQGVVQGAARSDSAGEALSEIETISVRLANLIESISRAMAQQASTAEQVSANMRAILRVTEETAERTRHSAQTVASLNELSERLRVSVAGFQL, encoded by the coding sequence GTGGCGCGACCCGGGGCTGTTGCAGCCGTCTGCCTGACGATAGATCAACCATTTACGTCAAATCAACCGTATCCCATCCGAAGTGACGTCATGACCAATGCCGCAGCTCGAGCCAGCGCTGTCAACAGCGGCGCCGCGACCATGGATTTGTTTGAGCGAGCGCAACGCGCGCTCGACCGTTGGATGCTGGGGCTCAACCTGGACTGGATACCGGGTTTTGGTCGGCTGTCCCATCGGCGACGGCGCGTCGTGCTGACAGTGGCCGTTTTGGTTTTCATCGTGATCGGTGTGGCGGCCCTCGTGGCATACCAGGTCTACAGCACGCGTGTGGCCAAATACACTGATATTGCCATTCGCTTGCAGCTGTTGTCGCAGCGTTCGGCCAAAAATGCCCAGCGCGCCGCGTTGGGGGACGCAAAAGCGTTCGAGCAAATGCTCGAGGCCCGCAAGGGCTTTACCGATGGCCTGAATACCCTCATCGGTGGCGGAGGAGGGCTGCCGCCTTCGCCCGCCGCATTTCAGGACGATCTGCGCGCCCTGCAGCAGCGCTGGGAGGCTTCCAACAAGACCATTCAAGGGCTGGTCGAGCAGCGCGCCGTGCTAGAGACCTTGGGGCGCGCTTACGAGGCCAATGCGGCGCGGCTCAAGGACTTGGCCCGCTTGGCCGATGAACTGATGGCCTTTGCCCCGGCCGGCTCTGCCACGGCAGACGTGGTGGATGGGTTGGTGCTGCAGCTGTCGCAACTGGCCATCGGTGCCGAGGCGGCTTTGGCGGGCGATACGTTGAGCACCGACGTGGCGGTTCAGTTGTCGCAAAAACTGGAGGAGTTTCGCGCCGCGCTCAACGTCATCAAAAGCGGTGATGCCGCGCGCGGGATCGCGCCGCTGACGGAAGCGGCCGCGCAAGAAAAAATCAAGAGCATGGAGAGCCTGCTGCAGGCGCTCGAGCAAGAGGTCGGCGGTCAGATCAGCAGCATGACCGCGGTGCTGGCCGCCAAGCAAAGTGCGCAAAAGCTCTACGATGAATCCGAGGCGCTGTTGGATGCCTTGCAGCAGCTGTATTCGCGCTATGCGGCAATGGGTACGGGTGGGGCCCTTCCCTTGTCGGTGTCCGCTTTCATCCTGGCGGTGTTGGGAACGTTCATGATCACCATCATGAACGTGCAGGCGGCGCGCTACAAAGCCCAAAAGGCGGCCGAAGAAAACGCCCGCAACCAAGAGGCAATTTTGCGGTTGCTCAACGAAATGGCGGACTTGGCCGAGGGGAATCTGACCGTGCGCGCGACCGTGAGCGAGGACATCACGGGTGCCATCGCGGACTCTGTCAACTACGCCATTGAGGAGTTGCGCACGCTGGTGCAGCGGATCAATGACGCCGCACAGCAGCTCGCGGAGTCCACCGCCGCGGCGCGGGAGGACGCACAGGCACTGCTCGACGCGTCGCAGCGGCAGGCCCAGCAGATCGGCGATACGTCCGAGGCGGTGGTGAGTATGTCGCAGTCGATTGGCGAGGTGTCCCGCAATGCGGCCGAGTCCGCCGAAGTGGCGCAAACCGCCTTGCAGGCGTCGCAGCGCGGCCGCGACGCAGTGCGTCAGACCATCGATGGCATGAACGCGATTCGGGATCAGATTCAAGAGACGTCCAAGCGCATCAAGCGGCTGGGTGAGTCGTCGCAAGAGATCGGTGAAATCGTCGATCTCATCGGTGGCATTACCGAGCAGACCAACGTGCTGGCGCTCAACGCGGCGATTCAAGCGGCGGCAGCGGGTGAGTCGGGCAAAGGCTTTGCGGTGGTGGCCGAGGAAGTGCAGCGGCTGGCAGAGCGGTCGGCGCAGGCGACGCGGCGCATCGGCGCGATCGTGGCTGCCATTCAGGCCGATACCCAGGAGGCCATCCGTGCGATGGAGCGCTCGACCCAAGGGGTGGTGCAAGGTGCGGCGCGCTCTGATTCAGCGGGTGAAGCGCTGTCCGAGATCGAAACCATCTCGGTGCGACTGGCCAACCTGATCGAATCCATCTCGCGAGCGATGGCGCAGCAGGCCAGCACGGCCGAACAGGTGAGCGCCAATATGCGCGCCATTTTGCGTGTGACCGAGGAAACCGCGGAGCGTACGCGCCACAGTGCGCAAACGGTCGCCAGCCTCAACGAGCTGTCGGAGCGGCTGCGTGTGTCGGTGGCTGGCTTCCAACTCTGA
- a CDS encoding chemotaxis protein CheW, translating into MSPANGLREYQLQLGERLRQASEQHLTRMRLGFEAAGRHWLVSLEAIHGVVPLPRLTPVPAVKPWLQGVAAVRGVVYACVDWAAFLGKGGTTRAEGRQMLLSHPRDRAHIALIIDQVPLMRSLDDMEALPHASTAEPDWVEGVWRDAEHREWRLLDAPRLWRDPGLLQPSA; encoded by the coding sequence ATGTCCCCGGCTAATGGTCTGCGCGAGTACCAACTCCAGCTCGGCGAACGACTGCGACAGGCAAGCGAGCAGCATCTCACCCGGATGCGGCTGGGGTTCGAGGCGGCTGGCCGTCATTGGCTCGTTTCTTTGGAAGCCATCCATGGCGTGGTGCCGCTGCCAAGGCTGACGCCGGTGCCTGCGGTCAAACCGTGGTTGCAGGGGGTGGCGGCGGTACGGGGCGTCGTCTACGCCTGTGTCGATTGGGCAGCGTTCCTGGGTAAGGGCGGCACGACCCGGGCGGAGGGGCGACAGATGCTGCTGAGTCACCCCCGTGACCGGGCGCACATTGCGCTCATCATCGATCAAGTGCCTTTGATGCGCTCACTCGACGACATGGAGGCGCTGCCCCACGCAAGCACCGCGGAGCCCGATTGGGTGGAGGGTGTTTGGCGCGATGCCGAGCACCGCGAGTGGCGACTCTTGGACGCGCCTCGGCTGTGGCGCGACCCGGGGCTGTTGCAGCCGTCTGCCTGA
- a CDS encoding response regulator transcription factor encodes MPVQRILVIDDSATERHYLAQMLSKHGFDVLTADSAEQGLMLARTQAPDLVLMDVVMPGLNGFQATRQLARDPETQKIPVIMCTSKSQETDRIWGLRQGAVEYVVKPVQEAELLSKIRALG; translated from the coding sequence ATGCCCGTACAGCGAATTTTGGTGATTGATGATTCGGCAACCGAGCGTCACTACTTGGCGCAAATGCTCAGCAAACATGGATTCGACGTTCTGACGGCCGACTCGGCCGAGCAGGGTTTGATGCTGGCGCGCACCCAGGCCCCCGACCTTGTATTGATGGACGTCGTGATGCCCGGACTCAATGGATTTCAGGCGACGCGCCAGCTCGCGCGCGATCCCGAAACGCAAAAAATCCCCGTCATCATGTGCACGTCCAAAAGCCAGGAAACCGATCGCATCTGGGGCTTGCGGCAGGGGGCCGTCGAGTACGTCGTCAAGCCCGTGCAAGAGGCTGAGCTGCTGTCCAAAATCCGTGCGCTGGGGTGA
- a CDS encoding response regulator, translating into MGGPSEAVGAATSGQPRARVLIIDDSRTIRLSAASILRPLGVEVILAEDGFAALSHLVRSPPDLVFVDILMPRLDGYQTCALIRRHPPLAKVPVVMLSSKDGLFDRARARVVGCDDYLVKPFTRDGLLAAVRRYIPALSEEVPAIGQ; encoded by the coding sequence ATGGGTGGGCCGTCCGAGGCGGTGGGTGCCGCGACCTCTGGGCAGCCGCGTGCGCGTGTGCTGATCATCGACGACAGTCGTACGATACGGCTCAGCGCCGCCAGCATTTTGCGGCCCCTCGGGGTGGAGGTGATCCTGGCCGAGGATGGGTTTGCCGCGCTTTCGCATTTGGTTCGTTCGCCCCCCGACTTGGTGTTCGTCGACATCCTCATGCCACGACTCGACGGCTATCAGACATGCGCGCTGATTCGCCGTCACCCGCCGCTGGCCAAAGTTCCGGTCGTGATGTTGTCCAGCAAAGACGGATTGTTCGATCGGGCCCGCGCGCGCGTCGTGGGTTGTGACGACTATCTGGTCAAACCGTTTACGCGCGACGGCCTTCTGGCAGCCGTGCGACGGTATATTCCGGCATTGAGCGAAGAGGTGCCGGCAATCGGTCAGTGA
- a CDS encoding fumarylacetoacetate hydrolase family protein — protein MSSDLWPPPQPVSLTVRDRDVRLPVRRLFFVGRNYHAHAREMGVTIDKATTQPFYFTKSALHLVPSGTTQPYPPQTRDYHHEVELVVVIGTEGFAISSSEAAALIYGYAVGLDMTRRDVQARLRERGHPWCLGKDVEGAAVCGAVTPMPGVVVSRGEIGLAVNGQVRQRADVVDMIWSVPELIADLSRYYHLQPGDVIFTGTPEGVGPVSPGDRIHGWVEGVGDVSLAIGTAADGGRG, from the coding sequence ATGTCGAGTGACCTTTGGCCTCCACCCCAACCCGTCTCGCTGACCGTGCGTGATCGTGACGTCCGGCTGCCGGTGCGGCGGCTGTTTTTTGTTGGGCGCAACTATCACGCCCATGCGCGCGAGATGGGGGTCACCATCGACAAAGCCACGACGCAGCCGTTTTACTTCACCAAGTCTGCGCTGCACTTGGTGCCCAGTGGCACAACGCAGCCGTATCCCCCACAAACGCGCGACTACCACCACGAGGTCGAGTTGGTGGTGGTCATCGGCACCGAGGGGTTTGCCATCTCGTCTTCCGAAGCGGCGGCGTTGATCTACGGGTATGCTGTCGGTCTGGATATGACGCGGCGCGACGTGCAGGCGCGGCTGCGCGAAAGGGGCCACCCCTGGTGTTTGGGCAAGGATGTAGAGGGGGCGGCGGTGTGCGGCGCGGTAACGCCGATGCCGGGCGTGGTCGTGTCTCGCGGGGAAATCGGGCTGGCCGTCAACGGTCAGGTACGCCAGCGTGCCGATGTGGTGGACATGATCTGGAGCGTGCCTGAGCTGATCGCCGATCTTTCACGCTACTACCATTTGCAGCCCGGAGACGTGATTTTTACCGGCACGCCCGAGGGGGTGGGCCCGGTGTCCCCGGGCGATCGCATTCACGGCTGGGTGGAGGGCGTCGGCGACGTCTCGTTGGCGATCGGGACAGCTGCGGATGGAGGCAGAGGCTGA
- a CDS encoding glutamate-5-semialdehyde dehydrogenase, with protein MSTTSLDDLMHNLGRQARSAAAAMARASAAQKNAALRALAARLRAHVEPLQSANARDIERARAAGLSEPMVDRLKLTPKIIETCAQGCEQLAAMPDIIGEIIGLQQQPSGIRVGQMRVPIGVFGMIYESRPNVTIEAASLAIKSGNACILRGGSEAIDSNRALAALVQAALADAGLPPEAVQLVPTTDREAVGHLIAMPQYVDVIIPRGGKGLIERISREAKVPVIKHLDGNCHTYVDDPCDLDLAVKVTDNAKTQKYSPCNATESLLVARGVAAAFLPRIGAIFAAKGVEMRCCPESKAILATVPGATVVDATEEDWSTEYLAPIISVKVVAGLDEAIDWINRYGSHHTDAILTTDHRHAQRFLREVDSSSVMVNTSTRFADGFEYGLGAEIGISTDKFHARGPVGVAGLTSLKYVVLGEGHIRT; from the coding sequence ATGAGCACGACGAGCCTCGACGACTTGATGCACAACCTGGGCCGGCAGGCCCGCAGCGCCGCAGCGGCCATGGCCCGAGCCAGCGCCGCGCAAAAAAACGCCGCGCTGCGCGCGCTGGCCGCGCGGTTGCGCGCCCATGTCGAACCGCTGCAGTCCGCCAACGCGCGCGACATCGAGCGCGCCCGCGCCGCGGGCTTGAGCGAGCCGATGGTGGATCGCCTGAAGCTCACGCCCAAGATCATCGAGACCTGCGCGCAGGGGTGCGAGCAGCTCGCCGCGATGCCCGACATCATCGGCGAGATCATCGGGCTGCAGCAGCAGCCCAGCGGCATCCGCGTCGGTCAGATGCGCGTGCCCATCGGCGTCTTCGGGATGATTTACGAGAGCCGCCCCAACGTCACGATCGAGGCGGCGTCGCTCGCCATCAAGAGCGGCAACGCCTGCATCCTGCGCGGCGGCTCGGAGGCCATCGACTCCAACCGGGCGTTGGCCGCGCTGGTGCAGGCGGCGCTCGCCGACGCCGGCCTGCCGCCCGAGGCGGTACAGCTCGTGCCCACCACCGACCGCGAGGCGGTCGGGCACCTGATCGCGATGCCGCAATACGTGGACGTGATCATCCCGCGCGGCGGCAAGGGGCTGATCGAGCGCATCAGCCGCGAGGCCAAAGTGCCCGTCATCAAGCACCTGGACGGCAACTGTCACACCTACGTCGATGACCCGTGCGATCTGGACCTCGCGGTCAAGGTCACCGACAACGCCAAGACACAAAAATACAGCCCCTGCAACGCGACCGAAAGCCTGCTCGTCGCGCGCGGCGTGGCGGCGGCGTTTCTGCCGCGTATCGGCGCCATCTTCGCCGCCAAAGGGGTGGAGATGCGCTGCTGCCCCGAATCCAAGGCCATCCTCGCCACCGTCCCCGGCGCGACGGTGGTGGACGCGACGGAGGAAGACTGGTCCACCGAATACCTCGCGCCGATCATCAGCGTCAAGGTCGTCGCGGGGCTGGACGAGGCAATCGACTGGATCAACCGCTACGGCAGCCACCACACCGACGCGATTCTGACCACCGACCATCGCCACGCGCAGCGCTTTTTGCGCGAGGTCGATTCCAGCAGCGTCATGGTCAACACGAGTACCCGCTTTGCCGACGGGTTCGAGTACGGCCTGGGTGCCGAGATCGGCATCAGCACCGACAAATTCCACGCCCGCGGCCCGGTGGGCGTGGCGGGACTGACGTCGCTGAAGTACGTCGTCCTCGGCGAGGGCCACATCCGCACCTAA
- the putP gene encoding sodium/proline symporter PutP, giving the protein MIETNTPLPVVLTFGLYLVAMLVVGWLGWRATSSLADYILGGRRLGAFVTALAAGASDMSGWLLMGLPGAVFASGLSEAWIAIGLVLGAWANWRWVAARLRLFSERAGNALTLPDYLANRFGSHAQALRTVSALVILVFFTLYAASGVVAGARLFESMFGMPYATALWVGALCTMAYVFIGGFLAVSWTDTIQASLMFTALVMAPLMVMSALGGPHASVEAVRAHSPAHFDWIGSLDAVAIVSLMAWGLGYFGQPHILVRFMAAHSHREMTRARRIGMTWMVLCLAGAVAVGFFGTAYYAAHPQQGGAVAANPERVFIELAQQLFSPWVAGMLLAAVLAAIMSTLSAQLLVCSSALTQDIYKAFWRRHASERELVWFGRATVLAVTVVAIALAADPNSRILGMVGYAWAGFGAAFGPVVVLSLIWRRMTARGALAGMVVGAVTVVVWKQGGWWQLYEMVPGFVLATLAIVVASRLDRTPDPEVTRLFDEVQQAVRAG; this is encoded by the coding sequence ATGATCGAGACCAATACACCACTGCCAGTGGTGCTGACGTTTGGTTTGTATCTGGTGGCCATGTTGGTCGTGGGCTGGCTGGGCTGGCGTGCCACAAGCAGTTTGGCCGACTACATTTTGGGCGGGCGGCGCTTGGGTGCGTTCGTCACGGCGCTCGCAGCCGGTGCTTCCGACATGAGTGGATGGTTGCTCATGGGTTTGCCCGGTGCGGTATTCGCTTCGGGATTGTCGGAGGCGTGGATAGCCATCGGCCTGGTGTTGGGGGCTTGGGCCAACTGGCGTTGGGTGGCGGCGCGCCTGCGTCTGTTTTCGGAGCGCGCGGGCAACGCGCTGACGCTGCCGGACTACCTGGCCAACCGGTTTGGCAGCCACGCCCAGGCCCTGCGCACGGTATCGGCACTGGTGATTCTGGTCTTTTTTACGCTGTACGCGGCCTCCGGTGTGGTAGCGGGCGCGCGTTTGTTCGAGAGCATGTTCGGTATGCCGTACGCCACGGCATTGTGGGTAGGGGCGTTGTGCACCATGGCGTACGTCTTCATCGGCGGGTTTTTGGCCGTGAGCTGGACCGACACCATCCAGGCGTCGTTGATGTTTACGGCGCTGGTGATGGCTCCGCTGATGGTGATGTCGGCCCTGGGGGGCCCGCACGCCAGTGTCGAGGCGGTGCGTGCACACAGCCCGGCGCATTTCGACTGGATCGGCTCGCTCGATGCGGTGGCGATCGTGTCGCTGATGGCGTGGGGCCTGGGGTATTTCGGTCAGCCCCACATCCTGGTGCGGTTCATGGCTGCGCATTCGCATCGGGAAATGACGCGGGCGCGCCGCATCGGCATGACGTGGATGGTGTTGTGTCTGGCGGGGGCGGTGGCCGTCGGCTTTTTCGGCACCGCATACTACGCGGCCCATCCCCAGCAGGGGGGCGCGGTCGCGGCCAACCCCGAGCGGGTGTTCATCGAATTGGCGCAGCAATTGTTTTCGCCGTGGGTGGCGGGGATGTTGCTCGCGGCGGTGTTGGCCGCCATCATGAGCACGCTCTCCGCCCAGTTGTTGGTGTGTTCCAGCGCGCTGACGCAGGATATTTACAAGGCGTTTTGGCGTCGACACGCCAGCGAGCGCGAGCTCGTGTGGTTCGGGCGCGCGACGGTGCTGGCGGTCACCGTGGTGGCGATTGCGCTGGCAGCCGACCCCAACAGCCGCATCCTGGGGATGGTGGGCTACGCGTGGGCCGGGTTCGGGGCTGCTTTCGGCCCGGTGGTGGTGTTGTCGCTGATCTGGCGGCGCATGACGGCGCGGGGAGCGCTGGCCGGTATGGTCGTGGGAGCCGTCACCGTCGTCGTGTGGAAGCAGGGCGGTTGGTGGCAGCTGTACGAGATGGTGCCCGGATTTGTGCTGGCCACGCTGGCGATCGTGGTGGCGAGCCGACTGGACCGTACCCCCGACCCCGAGGTCACCCGCCTGTTCGACGAGGTGCAGCAGGCGGTGCGTGCCGGTTGA
- a CDS encoding 4Fe-4S binding protein — MSELTQQRAGASVPEQPIAVHRRVPTTRASEAVEAFLVRHRDRYVWLHVAMMALFVAVIVVPVFLPDPPETATPWTHFTVLANVLLWGVWFPLVFLSTVLTGRTWCGVLCPMGAATEWTNKVGLGWPIPRWMRWEGTPAVSFIVVTAWGQTLSVRDFADSAAILFGATMAAALVVGFLWGRKKRAWCRHLCPIGRVLGLYARLGPVDIVPQARVPGRDIYSLKGACPTMIYLPQKAETRHCIQCMRCVNPGAKGSLRLVFRRFGREIERIREHRAHFAEGWMLFLDTGVALGGFLWLISPVYQRMRQAAAEWALARDWAWWFESGPRWLMSVHPEQAEVFWWLDFFMIVGFMLGWMLLVAVALGSLTALAAWISGRLGGDGNMRQRFTELSYQYAPVAMGSLIIGLGSALFEPLRFTPLGSAGVHGAKAVLFLCCVAWSVYLGERLLARQGVPAGRRWLALLPGMAGSTLVGAAWWPAMLSG, encoded by the coding sequence ATGTCGGAGTTGACGCAGCAGCGCGCCGGAGCATCCGTGCCGGAGCAGCCGATCGCCGTGCACCGCCGTGTGCCCACGACACGGGCCTCGGAGGCGGTAGAGGCGTTTTTGGTACGCCACCGCGACCGCTATGTCTGGTTGCACGTGGCGATGATGGCGTTGTTCGTGGCGGTCATCGTGGTGCCGGTGTTTTTGCCCGATCCGCCCGAGACAGCCACGCCGTGGACGCACTTTACCGTACTGGCCAACGTGCTGTTGTGGGGGGTGTGGTTCCCGCTGGTCTTCTTGTCGACGGTCTTGACCGGGCGCACATGGTGCGGCGTGCTATGTCCGATGGGGGCCGCCACCGAGTGGACGAACAAAGTGGGATTGGGGTGGCCGATCCCGCGCTGGATGCGCTGGGAGGGGACGCCAGCCGTCAGTTTTATCGTGGTGACGGCGTGGGGGCAGACGCTGAGCGTGCGCGATTTTGCCGACAGCGCCGCCATCCTGTTTGGTGCCACGATGGCGGCGGCATTGGTCGTCGGGTTCCTCTGGGGGCGCAAGAAGCGCGCGTGGTGCCGTCACCTGTGTCCAATTGGCCGGGTGTTGGGTTTGTACGCGCGGCTGGGCCCAGTCGACATCGTGCCCCAAGCGAGGGTGCCGGGGCGCGATATCTACTCGCTCAAAGGCGCGTGTCCCACGATGATCTATTTGCCCCAAAAGGCGGAGACGCGTCACTGCATCCAGTGCATGCGCTGTGTCAACCCCGGTGCCAAGGGAAGCTTGCGGTTGGTCTTTCGTCGCTTTGGACGGGAGATCGAGCGCATTCGCGAGCACCGGGCCCATTTTGCCGAGGGGTGGATGCTGTTTCTGGACACCGGGGTCGCGTTGGGCGGGTTTTTGTGGTTGATTTCCCCCGTTTATCAGCGTATGCGCCAAGCGGCGGCGGAGTGGGCGTTGGCGCGCGACTGGGCCTGGTGGTTCGAGTCGGGGCCGCGCTGGCTCATGAGTGTGCACCCCGAGCAGGCGGAGGTATTTTGGTGGCTGGATTTTTTCATGATCGTCGGCTTCATGCTCGGCTGGATGCTGTTGGTGGCAGTCGCGTTGGGTAGCCTGACCGCGCTGGCCGCGTGGATCTCCGGACGCCTGGGGGGTGACGGCAACATGCGTCAGCGCTTTACCGAGCTGAGCTATCAGTACGCCCCCGTGGCGATGGGGTCGCTCATCATCGGCCTGGGCAGCGCGCTGTTCGAACCCCTTCGGTTCACGCCGTTGGGTTCTGCCGGGGTGCACGGTGCCAAGGCCGTGCTCTTTCTTTGCTGCGTCGCGTGGAGCGTGTATTTGGGCGAGCGTTTGCTCGCGCGGCAAGGGGTGCCCGCAGGCAGGCGGTGGTTGGCGCTGTTGCCGGGCATGGCCGGCAGCACGCTGGTGGGGGCGGCGTGGTGGCCCGCAATGCTGTCAGGCTAG
- a CDS encoding FTR1 family protein encodes MWNGMVVVWRERLEALLVIGVMWSWTTARHDQRRLRAGLGLGGACLVVVASGMRRVPLVALFRLSEWLLLVTATSLLVAGLDRLVAMAWWPTWVDPLWDVSGGIDDSLG; translated from the coding sequence ATGTGGAACGGGATGGTCGTCGTGTGGCGCGAGCGTTTGGAGGCGCTGTTGGTCATCGGGGTGATGTGGTCGTGGACGACCGCAAGGCACGACCAGCGGCGGTTGCGGGCGGGTTTGGGGCTGGGGGGTGCGTGTCTGGTGGTGGTGGCCAGTGGTATGCGGCGCGTGCCGCTGGTTGCCCTCTTTCGCCTCAGCGAGTGGTTGTTGCTCGTGACCGCAACATCATTGCTCGTGGCGGGCTTGGATCGCTTGGTGGCGATGGCGTGGTGGCCAACGTGGGTGGATCCGCTCTGGGATGTCAGTGGGGGGATCGACGACAGCCTGGGATAG
- a CDS encoding iron transporter — protein sequence MSNWKVAVVAWGLAGAAVVAHALEYPIGKPQTRAGLEVGAVYLQPVEMEPEGMMRKASESDIHLEADIRAVADNPNGFPEGAWVPYLLVRYEIAKVGSGEVIKGDMMPMVASDGPHYGDNVKLRGPGKYRLKYTVYPPNAKENHAGHMFGRHVDKATGVRPWFQPFTLEWEFTYAGVGKKGGY from the coding sequence ATGTCGAACTGGAAGGTTGCTGTTGTGGCGTGGGGTCTGGCCGGGGCGGCGGTGGTGGCGCACGCGCTGGAGTACCCCATCGGCAAGCCGCAGACGCGGGCGGGTTTGGAGGTGGGTGCCGTCTATTTGCAGCCGGTCGAGATGGAACCCGAAGGGATGATGCGCAAGGCGTCCGAGAGCGATATTCACCTGGAGGCCGACATTCGCGCCGTGGCCGACAACCCGAACGGGTTTCCGGAAGGGGCTTGGGTGCCGTATTTGTTGGTGCGCTACGAGATTGCCAAGGTCGGCAGCGGCGAGGTCATCAAAGGCGACATGATGCCGATGGTCGCGTCGGATGGGCCGCACTATGGCGACAACGTCAAGCTGCGCGGTCCGGGCAAGTACCGGCTGAAATACACGGTTTATCCGCCCAACGCGAAGGAAAACCACGCGGGGCACATGTTCGGCCGCCACGTCGACAAGGCCACGGGGGTGCGCCCGTGGTTTCAGCCGTTTACGCTGGAGTGGGAGTTCACCTACGCCGGTGTCGGCAAAAAGGGTGGCTATTGA
- a CDS encoding (2Fe-2S)-binding protein gives MIVCICHRVSDRIIRDAAQQGASFEELQAMHGVATRCGRCESCARALWSSSRGGGPMTCPPMQAHHPPFAMPC, from the coding sequence ATGATCGTTTGCATCTGTCACCGCGTGAGCGATCGCATCATTCGCGACGCTGCCCAGCAAGGCGCGAGCTTCGAGGAGCTGCAAGCCATGCACGGGGTGGCCACGCGGTGTGGCCGCTGCGAATCGTGCGCGCGCGCACTGTGGTCCTCGTCTCGTGGAGGCGGTCCCATGACCTGCCCCCCGATGCAAGCGCATCACCCGCCGTTCGCGATGCCCTGCTGA
- a CDS encoding IS481 family transposase, protein MNIKLHALARTTPAIRREIALSDEPAAVLAERYGVSLMTVYKWKRREDFLDRSHTPHRLRTTMTPAQEAIAVELRKTLLLPLDDLLSVMREFVCPDVSRSGLDRCLRRHGVGSLRSLKPQVPKPAHQPFAAYEPGFIHIDVKYLPQMADETRRRYLFVAIDRATRWVFIALYASKSARNARAFLKSLLTACPIKINKILTDNGKEFTARLLGQPSATHAFESLCEALGIEHRTTRVRRPQTNGMVERFNGRIEEVLRSHHFISGEDLEKTLLRYAWLYNHQLPQAALKGLTPMQAMKQWYTSHPHLFQKRPYDHPGCDR, encoded by the coding sequence ATGAACATCAAGCTGCATGCCCTGGCGCGTACAACGCCAGCCATACGGCGCGAGATCGCGCTGTCGGATGAGCCGGCTGCGGTGTTGGCTGAGCGTTACGGCGTTTCGCTCATGACGGTGTACAAGTGGAAGCGCCGCGAGGATTTTCTGGATCGCTCCCACACCCCGCACCGGCTGCGTACCACCATGACCCCGGCGCAGGAGGCCATTGCAGTGGAGCTGCGCAAGACGCTGCTGCTGCCGCTGGATGATCTGCTGTCGGTCATGCGCGAGTTCGTCTGTCCTGACGTGTCGCGCTCGGGACTGGATCGCTGCTTGCGACGCCACGGCGTGGGGTCGCTGCGATCCCTCAAGCCCCAGGTGCCCAAACCCGCACATCAGCCCTTTGCCGCTTACGAGCCGGGCTTCATTCATATCGACGTGAAGTACCTGCCGCAAATGGCCGATGAGACGCGGCGGCGCTACCTCTTTGTGGCCATCGACCGTGCCACGCGCTGGGTCTTCATTGCCCTGTACGCCTCCAAGAGCGCGAGAAACGCGCGCGCCTTCCTCAAGTCGCTGCTCACGGCGTGCCCGATCAAGATCAACAAGATCCTCACAGACAATGGCAAGGAGTTCACCGCACGGCTGCTGGGGCAGCCCAGTGCCACCCACGCCTTCGAGAGCCTGTGCGAGGCACTCGGCATCGAGCACCGCACCACGCGCGTGCGACGCCCCCAGACCAACGGGATGGTAGAGCGCTTCAACGGCCGCATCGAGGAGGTGCTGCGCAGCCACCACTTCATCAGCGGCGAGGATCTCGAGAAGACCCTGCTGCGCTATGCTTGGCTTTACAACCACCAGCTGCCCCAGGCCGCACTCAAGGGTCTCACGCCCATGCAGGCCATGAAACAGTGGTACACGTCACACCCGCATCTGTTCCAAAAACGGCCATATGATCATCCGGGATGTGACAGGTAG